The Flammeovirga yaeyamensis genome segment TAGTGCCCTAAACTTTAAATTGACTTTTATAAATAAATGAGAAATCACTCTTCAGATTTTAAAAAGGAACTATTACAACAGAAAAGCTGGATCAGAATGGGTATCGCTGGAATTGTACTTTGTGGTACAGTGATAACTTATGCCGTTTTTAATGGAAGCGATGGAAGTAAGCAACAACGAATGCGTATTAATGAACTGGAAAAAAGAAATGCACAGATTGAAGCAGAAGGAAGTGCATACCTATCAAAGATCAAACATCAAAATGATCGGATTCTAGATCTTAAAGATGATGTTTTAAGACTTGAGAAAAAGCTCAACTTAAAAGAAGCGGAATTAACTACTCATGATCAAACACTTGACATGAAACAAGGATCGATACGATCGTTGGAATCTCGTATTTCTGAGTTAAAAGACGACAAATATAGAATGCAAAGAAATATCGATGAGAACAATCGAGTAATACAAGAAATGAGTCAACGTTCCAAAGAACAAAATGAATTACTCAAGCAGACTCAAAATCAATTAAAAGATGTACAAGCTCAGTTAGAAAGAATACAAGCTAAACATCTTGCTGCTTTAAAAGATCAAAAATTAGCGGAACAGTCTGAAATAGCTGCACAGGAGGCCTTACGTAATCAAAAAATGTTGTACTCTAATTTAATGCAAGAATTAGCGACAACTCGTGCCAATTTAAATACCGCTACTTTACAAGCAAACGATAAAGATCTTCAATTACAGTTGGCTCAGCAGAAGGAACTTCAACAGCAACAACTACAATACAAAGAAAAAGAGTTACAAACACAGGCAAATACCGACCTTTATAAGCTGATTTCTGTGACAAGTATTGTTTTGGTCATTGCCTTGATTAT includes the following:
- a CDS encoding coiled-coil domain-containing protein, whose protein sequence is MRNHSSDFKKELLQQKSWIRMGIAGIVLCGTVITYAVFNGSDGSKQQRMRINELEKRNAQIEAEGSAYLSKIKHQNDRILDLKDDVLRLEKKLNLKEAELTTHDQTLDMKQGSIRSLESRISELKDDKYRMQRNIDENNRVIQEMSQRSKEQNELLKQTQNQLKDVQAQLERIQAKHLAALKDQKLAEQSEIAAQEALRNQKMLYSNLMQELATTRANLNTATLQANDKDLQLQLAQQKELQQQQLQYKEKELQTQANTDLYKLISVTSIVLVIALIIFVVFALQKSDNDFILFSRSQRKDEVT